GTCGTCGCCCAGCAGGGAACGGTAGCCCCTGGACGCAAGATTCTCTTCAAGGCCGCCATCAGCCCCTGGGTCGGCATATCCTGCGTGGAGATAGTCAGTAAGTGGTCTCAAACTAGAAGAGATTTTGTATGTAAACATACCTTCGCCACCAAAATAGCTGAGTGCTACtggcaagaagatgagggcATGGGTGGCAGCAAATAAAATCAAAGCCAGCCACACTCGGAAGTAATAGATCTCAAAAATCTTGCTGCGAGTGAAGGCCAACACGCATACTCCCAGGAGCTTGGTCACCGTGATACCACTAAAAACGCTGCCGCCTACATTGACCAAAGCTGTCCACGCACGCGCGTCTTTGCCCCGGAATTTGGTCGGCACCTTCTCCATAATAGCACGGGAAGGGAACATGAACGCGCGAGCAATATGTGCGCAGAATTCTACTGCGATGCCCACGCAGATAATCAGATTCACCAGTGAAACTGCGTTAAGCGACACGCCAGCTACAGCCATGGCACCCATAATGTCAACCAGGATCATGACGACGGTCGTAGTGACCACCGCGCCAGTTGCCACGGATCCAAGGATCGTGGAAGTCAATGCAAAGATAATCGCGACAGCGAAGCCCAGTAGTGTACCCGTGAGCCGTATGATGGAGACATATTGGTCGAAGAAGATGTAGGTTTTGGAATATGGGAATACATCGATTCCATGCTCTTTAGAGATGCCATCAGCTATACGGCGGGCCGAAATGTACGACTTAATGAAGTCATCTTGCGTCCTcaggggtgtgtgtgtggtccGGAAATGGCTGGCGTTGGTCATGACGCGCTTCTGATCGATAACTAGGGCATTGCTGTACGGAGCCTTGCCTCCCAGAGGACATGATGCATCGGTAGGAGATTCGATCCACTTCTCCACGTAGTGAATGaattcatctccttcagGCATGCCGTAGAGCGAGATATTCCAGGCGGGTGTCCTGTCTTCGAAACAGATCTCGCCATCCTCTTTGCAGCAATCTTGTTGGGGGTTAAGCCAGTAGAAGAAATCATCGATCCAGCTAGCCGTTGATCCTGAGATATACGAAACATTGGACCGCTTCGACTCCTGTTCGAGTACAAAGGGCAAAGAGAATTCCTCGCATGTTGTAAAACGTCCGCATAgttgttgctggtggtgacGTTCAGTGACATTTACGTTGCGTGTCACGAAGTAAACTGGAGGACCACTTCCAAAGTAAGCGTTCAAGTCGTCAAAGTATTGGATGAGATAAGAGTCGCTTGGAAGAGCGATGCGTTGGTCCAGGCCAAGAGCCACCTTTGGAATCAAAGCAAGTCCTGCAGTCAAAAGGCCAAGAAAGGTAATCACGACGATGACTTTGACCCTACGTGCAAGGAGTGAAGATGCATACACCTTGCGTACAAACACCTGCAAAGCGCTTTCGCCCTCCTGGTGATCGAGAAGCTGGTCTTCGGACATGCCGGAATGCGCTTTGCGAACGGTCAGGCACGGAATGCAATCGGCGCGGAGGCTTTCGACGCGTCTCTGGTTCAATGCGAGAACCGAAATGAACATGGTGATTTGCAAGACTGCGTTGATGAAGACTGCACCAGCGGCATAAACGGCAAAATTCCTCACAGCAGGCATTCCTACAAAGACTCCCATGACGAAAGCGACAGTCTCTGTAAGTGAAGATAGGAAGATACTGGGGCCAATTCGGCCCAGAGCACGGGCGATCCTCTCATCAATCTCTTCATCGGGATGACTCACGTTGATCCTTTCGAACTCGTGAACGATCAAGAAAATATTGTCGACACCCACTGCCAGAACGAGGAATGGAATGACCTCGGCAATGATCAGGGTGACCTTTATGCCAGCTGCAGAAAACAGCCCAACCGACGCTGAAACTGACATCAGAACGATGAGGATACCGACGATGCCCAGGGTAAATTTGGACTGGACCAATGCGTTTGCAGGATTGGTAAATAAGGATTTCCACGTAACTGTGACCGAACCCAAAGCCATGGATGCATATAAGAACATGATGATATAGCTGATGACCACGATTTTTGCGTCGGTGTTCGTGGACTTGTTCAACTCTTGCTCAACGCTGATCTCGGTAGTGAACGAGACACGTAGTCCACGCTCCTTAGCTTCCTCTTGTACCACTTCCAGGATGCGCCTGAGACTATTTTCCCAGTCAATGGCATTAGCTTCACCTTCTGTCCCCTGCGCGTGGTTGTCCACAACCCATGTTGTGATCAGTGCTTGGGCGTCTAAGACATCTCTTGATTCTCCATAGCCACCCAAGATCATTTCTGGCCTTAGTGGTTGTCCGAAGTCTGGGAGACAGCTCACGTCACCTGGTGAATCCGCGCAATGCTTAAGTCGAGCTTCCCAGGTGTCTGGGTCTAGGTTTGCCACCGATCCTCCAAAGTAGCCCGTCAGAGACTGGATGACACAGGCTTCACCGGTTGGCTTAGTGCAAATGTCATCGAGAATTAACCCTCGGTCAAGAGAGATCATGCGGTGCACACGAGACTCCACATCAAACCACCAACTCAAAGTGTCATAGCTCAGAACGCTCCCATCCCCTGACGATGTGTCATTAACAAGAAACGCTTGTTCTGCCCGGTAGAACGGTCCAAAATTGGCATCAAAGTAGGCCTTTTCTTGTGCCGCTGCTGAAGTTGGACTGACCCAGAGACGGACTGGGTCTGTCTCCACGGCGAATCGGAACCAACCAAGACTCAACAGAACGACCATGACAATACTGGACCCAATGGTAAAGCCCGGAAACCGAGCACAGGCACCACCAATACTGTTGAATACCCTGTCCAGCATAGAGTTCAACTTATACACATCGTTGGGCTGCTCAATATAACCACCTGCGCGAACAATATCAccttcgtcctcatcgtcacTGGGAGCGGGATCCTGCAAGAGTCTGACACGCTCGGGTTTCCGGTAGCGGCGTTCTCGGTAGGTGAAGTAGCTGGAGAAAGCGACGATAACCAGTAAGAAGACCGagtagatgaggaggacaGCAAACGACAGACAAGGCAATAGGCCAACATGGCAGTACTTGTCCGTTTCTATGGCAGGTAGCTCTGGACATACATCGGGGCAGTCAACGCAAGAACAGCGGAATGCCTCATCCGCGTCGTTGCACGCCTTCGGTTTGATCGGCAGTGGCTTCATTCCTTCAGGAACAGGGCCAGCAGGCTCGGTCTTGAAGTTAATCTGAAATGGGCTCCCTAAGAGCTTTTTGTCGCCCAGGAACTTCAGGAACTGAGTGTAGTTCTTGGCGCCGCCACCGATGAAGTCGATGGCTTTACCACCTGAAGCGCCATTCTTGACATTCTTGCAGCTGTCATAGAACCCGCTTTGATACTCTTCCGACCAAATGTTATCAATTTCGGTGACAAGTTGTTTTCCGCCCCGGGCCTCGTCGATATCGGTGACGTTGACGAACAAGGACTGGTCTGGGGAGCAGGTGAACGTGCAGAAGATGTTGAAGAAATTATCCTTGCACGCGGGACAGGACGCGATGATACCTTCGGCGAGTTTTAGATTCTTGGAAAGAGCATCGATCTATAGCACAACAAGTCAGCAGGGTCCAATGATCCGAGGATGTGGGGCATCCATGGAGCTTACTTGCTCATCCAGGCAGCAAACAGGACCTTCTTCCCATTTGCTGCCACAGAGGTCTACCAGCTTCTTTCTCACCGCTGCTTCGGGCTCCTGTGCCAGGCCATTATCCGGACAAGGAAGCTCTCCACCGAAGAATGACTTCTTCCCGCAATGGCCTCGGATCGCACAGCGACCAGGTTCATGGATGTTGGTGAAGCCTAAGCTCGGTTCGTCCCGGGCCCACGACTGAGGGAGAACGCCAAGACTTGCGATGAAGGGGATTAAGCGGAGTCCCCGCATGATTGGGGGCGTAGCCGGTCAGAGAAGCAAACGGAACGATCGATTACATTCAACAATGATGGAAATAAGGCGCGAAAGAGTTGAGAGATGAGAATGAATGAgtcggggttggagaggaaaggaagtaaATAGAGGAGGCGCAGGTCGGCAGGGAGCTTCCGGGATGACGATAAGCGGCGATGTACGTAAGCGGCGGTGGTTGGCCTCACCTGTCGGGCGCTAACGTCAGGCACTCCCCGCGATCATCCAGGAACTCTGTCAGGGACTGACAAACGGACCAGAATTAACTAGGACATCTGTGGACCTTATACGAGTAGGTTGGATCGGCTGAGCTAATTTACTCATTCTACAATTTAACCGAGCAATTTGCATGATCCCTGACACAGAGTTGTATGCTTATTTGaactatactactagtatgaTATATTGCCGACTTGATCGGACTTGAGATTGACTCACCAGACCAtcaactactaactactcgTCATGCGACACTCACCTGACTGAAAGCTCGGTCACACTACTAGAATAAGTCGGATGATGATACGTGGCCAGGTTGACCAAGTTGtcttctctgctgcctcTCAGCAAGGGAGGACCGTCCATTTGGCAATGGCTATTAGTTATTAACATAATGACTGTGACATGTCATCACCGTCCCGAAGCTCCGATAAGGTTCGCTTAGGGCACTACTACCTGAAACAGCAGATCAACTAGAACGGCCTAGGCGACTGCGCCCTATCGGCCTGTGTCCATGTTCATACTAGTAGGCTGTTAATCACACTGTCCTGGCCGCATCGCACCTGTGTTGAACATTACTGGATCACGCAACCTTACAACAGAAATACCTGAAAGATGCCCATCTTATCGCGGCCATCGATGGTTTTTGCATTCAGTCACTACCCGAAGCAAGGGCTGACGGCTCATGCTCTTCCCATCCATTGTCTTGCTCCTGGAGCCTGCAACCGTTGGCCTTGTCTATCCCATAAGAATTGAAACCAGCTTCCCTGCTTCCTACAAACTATTCCGCAGCTAACGGCCACAATGTTTCTATTgctttctcaatctcaacACACCGCTGTAGCCTCAAGCTTAATCACTCATTCTTGGCTGCTCACTCGCGTTATAGTTCTATATGCCTGCAAGAACGCCGAATCACACTCTGGATCGCAGCTGAGATTACATACTAGTACATCACATGGAGCTCAAGTATGTGTTCATGTGTCACGGGGACTGACAACATAAAAACAGGGTTACGGCCTGCACCAATCCCGATTGATGCGTAAGAGAACACTACAAAGGTCTACCATGAGGATCTGCTTCAGCGATGAACTCATATAGAATTTCACGTCTGGAATGCGGTAGGAGACTTGATACCACTTTCAGAATCTGAACAATAACTCAAGCTGATGGCTGACATTTTAGCCATTCACAAGTGCCAAATATCCACATTGCAATCATCACTATTCTTAGTTGCTTTCCCATAGGGGAACCAGCCCCTGATTTCCATAGAACTGCCTGAAACAGATGATTACATCTATAGACTTGTTTATATGTGTCACATACAACCAAAGCAATACAGATCTGCACCAATCAGCCTGTCTCAGAGACGCAAGGGAAGTAGTACCCATGACTTACTTGATTGGAAGGGTGATAATTCACACCACCTAATATCGACAAGCGTGACCGTAGTAACGGAGATATATGGGATGGTTATACAAGATCTTGATCACCAGGCTACGAGGGGTTTATGAATAGGAGGCACAAGTATTTCCTCGCGCGTCGATAATGTCGCACTTCAAAGATTATTTCCAAAGAGCCTAAGAGACCGACCTCTTAAATCACAGCAGATACACTTCTTAAGCCACAAAGATGGGATCAGTCACCAAGGTTTTATTGGAAGACGGAATGTCGGCCTCGGTGACATTGAATTCTTCCTACGGTTTGGAAAGCTACCCTGTGAACCCGAACCACCTTGTCAAGCTCATTGAGGATGCAACCAACCGACTTGAAAGTCGTGTTGTGCGTACACCAATGGTTTCTCTGCACTGGATGAGCAATCCGTCATGGCGTGTATATGCCAAACTATAATGTCATCAACATACTGGCTCCTTCAAGTTTTGGGGCGCTTTGAATGCCACAGAGCTGACGAAGGCACAGTCTGTCGTAACAGCATCCGCAGGGAACCACGCATTAGGTATCTGTTGAGCCACTAAGATGCTAGGGATGATATTAGATCCGCACTATCTCATTTTGCTGATATTGCTTATCCCACCCAATGGAGACAATACGGCTGGGGCCATGGTGGAGCTTTGGTGACAATTGATTTCATCGATGGGATATTGAACAACAAGGGCTGGACGCATGCATCGAGTTTgttttataattatcaaGGAGGGAAGGCTTTCCTATCATGAAAGGTGCTGGATTTGGGTACTCTGTTTCTCGAATATCGGCCAGTCCAACCATGGCAGAGGACTCGGATCCTTTCTTGCGCATCTCTGATGGGATAGAGAGTGGCGAGGTTGACGCTTTGGTTCTTGTGGTCACTAGAGCGGCGTTGCAGTATGTGAAGAGATACTCAGGATGAGACATATAACTCGTTGATGAAGGACGTCTGTTATGTTGTTACGGTAGATTTATGCCCCTCTACACTGCATTTTACAATGTTTGGGGTCATGCATTTTCATTTGGACGGGCTGAGTGGAGCTGTGGGGTAGCAGATCAGAACAGGTTGGGGCACGGCGCTACTAAATAATTAGTCCGTCCCacactgtatatatatatagggCAGATCAAGACCTAGAAGAGTTGTCTATACCTCGTAGAATTCTAAGTTATTCGTGATACAAACTTTTCATGTTTGCATCAACTGCGTACTTGACAAAGATGCTGCTGGTACATGGATTCCCTAGTTACCGCGGCAACGTTGATGCAGCTCGCATGACATGCTTACACATTGGCTTTCTACCAGTTCCCAAGCATAGCTCATACTGCACAAAGAGCCTCAATATTATCAGTCCCTGTCGGTTTTGTCCAACAAAGAAGCACCGTCACCGCAAAGGATCTAACCATGGTGACCGTCGCGCTTGAGACTCGGTTCAAGCATATGGCCATTGTCGATGAGAATGCTCACGATAGTGCAAAGCTCCAACAGAAAGCCAAAGTACGTTCGATCTAATCACCCATTAGCTGAATATGAGTCCACGAATGACGACAGAAAGCAGAGCGCAACTTCGACTACACGGCCGGTGAACCGAGTTCTACGACCCAAGAAGTCCGACGCTGTTCCTCATAATCCTACAACCACGAATCCTACCGAGACCGCGCCAACAAACATCCAACGAACTCCCCCGAAGACAAGTCATCCCCTCGCCTCTGTTGCATCGCAAGACACAGACGATGCTGCAAATCAAAATGACCAACATGCCACCACCGATTCCAAGACCCAAGCCACCAGGCAAAGCTCCGCACCCTCTCAACCTCCCCgacagaaagaaaggcaaGCATCTACATCACAAGCTCGCCATCCTCTCTCCGTTCTATCCCAAGCACCGAACGCTACAGTTAAGCGCGAACAACACTCCACCAAGCTCACAAAACAACCAATACCAAGAATAATACATCTAGGCATGTTCGAGATCGGCAAAGCGCTGGGCAAAGGGAAGTTCGGGCGAGTCTATCTCGCTCGGGAACGAGACAGCGGATTTGTTTGTGCTTTGAAAGTACTTTACAAGAATGAGATCCAACAAGGGAGGGTAGAGAAACAAGTGGCCCGTGAGATCGAGATCCAGAGTAATCTGCGACATCCGAATATTCTTCGGCTTTTCGGACACTTCCACGACAGCAAACGGATAATCCTGATATTGGAGTTTGCGGGAAAGGGAGAGCTATACAAGCACTTGCAGAAGGAAAATCGGTTTCCGGAGTGGAAGGCTGCGCAGTACATTGCGCAGATGGCGAATGCTTTGCAGTACTTGCATCGCAAGCATGTTATCCATCGGGACATCAAGCCTGAGAATATTCTAGTGGGGATTCATGGAGAGCTGAAGATGTCGGACTTTGGTTGGAGTGTTCATGCGCCAAGTGGTCGCAGGCTTACGAAATGCGGGACGCTGGATTACTTGCCTCCTGAAATGGTTGATCCGAAAAAGTGCGATAAACCGTATGATCAGAAGGTGGACTTATGGTCCCTTGGGGTTCTATTGTATGAGTTTTTGGTTGGGAACGCGCCGTTCGAAGATACGCCAGTCATGACGCAGAGAAGAATCATGAAAGCGGATATGATAATCCCTTCTTTTGTGAGTTGTGAAGCGAAGGACCTCATCAGGAAGGTAAAGCAACCGTCCTCCCTTCCATGGTTCAGCATTATGCTAACAGAATCTAAGCTTCTTGTCACTGATGCGGATAAAAGAATCACTCTGGAACAGGTCCGACAACATCCTTGGATTATCAAGTACTGCTTCCAACATGTAcaggaggaaaaaaaagaaaatataccTGGTCAAAAATCCTGAGTTAATAATACCCCTACGGGTTTGAAGCGAAGCCCCATATACTGCTGGCAGTAATCcactatataataatagatagcTGGACTAGACAAGTCCTTTCAAACTTCAGCCACTGGCACTTGCTCGACCCAGTCTCTTCATGATTACttgtagtatatatagtacgAAAGAACAGATTCACTTAATCAAGTCAGTTCAACCGAGTCCTGGTAATAGCATCGAACCAGATCCTTGGACCAGGGGACCTAAACACCATTACATGGCTTTCTCTATCACTTTAATTTCCCTCTCTCGTTCCGTCAGGGGATTAGTTCCCAACCAGGTCAACTTGGGGTAAAGTAAAGATATAAAGTATTGGAATCCTGCAAGTCCTTTCATATAGTACAAAAAAGCCCTTCCCATCTTCGAAATAATTCTTCGATGTAAAAAAGTATCTgtagaagaaaggaagaaaccCCAGGccaggaaaaaaaaattcaagTAGGAAAATCAAATGGTAAGACTGGGGTTCGAACCCAGGCTGACTTTCGTCAAGCGGAGTTTTAAATCGTAACCGAATAAGTAAAATTCGGAAACAACTCTCTTAAGCCGCTCGCCTTaaccactcggccatcttACCAGCATTGTCTACGGATATATCTTATTTGCTTTGTAGCACACTGGGTCATTGCGCTCGGATATATCCGCAGGGAGTAGTTAGCCGATAGCACTTCGCTGTCATATTGTTTGCTGTTTAGGTTGGAAGGTCTCTTTTTTGAATGGTGTATCAATAGTGATTGTCGGCTTGTTGTACTAGTGTAGGATAAATGCTTTTATTGGGCTGATGATGTAAGAAAAGGGGGACAAGTTCCATTTTGTAGCAAGGGTTGAAGGAGATTTAGTTGAACTGTAGGTCATGCAATAGTACGAGATCTAATCATATCA
The window above is part of the Aspergillus luchuensis IFO 4308 DNA, chromosome 8, nearly complete sequence genome. Proteins encoded here:
- the ncr1 gene encoding sphingolipid transporter NCR1 (COG:I;~EggNog:ENOG410PFV1;~InterPro:IPR003392,IPR000731,IPR032190;~PFAM:PF12349,PF02460;~TransMembrane:13 (n6-16c21/22o272-296i358-378o604-629i641-665o671-693i723-742o748-773i832-849o1071-1092i1104-1127o1133-1155i1176-1205o1217-1240i);~go_component: GO:0016021 - integral component of membrane [Evidence IEA]), with amino-acid sequence MRGLRLIPFIASLGVLPQSWARDEPSLGFTNIHEPGRCAIRGHCGKKSFFGGELPCPDNGLAQEPEAAVRKKLVDLCGSKWEEGPVCCLDEQIDALSKNLKLAEGIIASCPACKDNFFNIFCTFTCSPDQSLFVNVTDIDEARGGKQLVTEIDNIWSEEYQSGFYDSCKNVKNGASGGKAIDFIGGGAKNYTQFLKFLGDKKLLGSPFQINFKTEPAGPVPEGMKPLPIKPKACNDADEAFRCSCVDCPDVCPELPAIETDKYCHVGLLPCLSFAVLLIYSVFLLVIVAFSSYFTYRERRYRKPERVRLLQDPAPSDDEDEGDIVRAGGYIEQPNDVYKLNSMLDRVFNSIGGACARFPGFTIGSSIVMVVLLSLGWFRFAVETDPVRLWVSPTSAAAQEKAYFDANFGPFYRAEQAFLVNDTSSGDGSVLSYDTLSWWFDVESRVHRMISLDRGLILDDICTKPTGEACVIQSLTGYFGGSVANLDPDTWEARLKHCADSPGDVSCLPDFGQPLRPEMILGGYGESRDVLDAQALITTWVVDNHAQGTEGEANAIDWENSLRRILEVVQEEAKERGLRVSFTTEISVEQELNKSTNTDAKIVVISYIIMFLYASMALGSVTVTWKSLFTNPANALVQSKFTLGIVGILIVLMSVSASVGLFSAAGIKVTLIIAEVIPFLVLAVGVDNIFLIVHEFERINVSHPDEEIDERIARALGRIGPSIFLSSLTETVAFVMGVFVGMPAVRNFAVYAAGAVFINAVLQITMFISVLALNQRRVESLRADCIPCLTVRKAHSGMSEDQLLDHQEGESALQVFVRKVYASSLLARRVKVIVVITFLGLLTAGLALIPKVALGLDQRIALPSDSYLIQYFDDLNAYFGSGPPVYFVTRNVNVTERHHQQQLCGRFTTCEEFSLPFVLEQESKRSNVSYISGSTASWIDDFFYWLNPQQDCCKEDGEICFEDRTPAWNISLYGMPEGDEFIHYVEKWIESPTDASCPLGGKAPYSNALVIDQKRVMTNASHFRTTHTPLRTQDDFIKSYISARRIADGISKEHGIDVFPYSKTYIFFDQYVSIIRLTGTLLGFAVAIIFALTSTILGSVATGAVVTTTVVMILVDIMGAMAVAGVSLNAVSLVNLIICVGIAVEFCAHIARAFMFPSRAIMEKVPTKFRGKDARAWTALVNVGGSVFSGITVTKLLGVCVLAFTRSKIFEIYYFRVWLALILFAATHALIFLPVALSYFGGEGYADPGADGGLEENLASRGYRSLLGDDDYDSDEY
- the IPL1_2 gene encoding spindle assembly checkpoint kinase (COG:D;~EggNog:ENOG410PFYF;~InterPro:IPR017441,IPR008271,IPR030616,IPR000719, IPR011009;~PFAM:PF07714,PF00069;~go_function: GO:0004672 - protein kinase activity [Evidence IEA];~go_function: GO:0005524 - ATP binding [Evidence IEA];~go_process: GO:0006468 - protein phosphorylation [Evidence IEA]) translates to MVTVALETRFKHMAIVDENAHDSAKLQQKAKSATSTTRPVNRVLRPKKSDAVPHNPTTTNPTETAPTNIQRTPPKTSHPLASVASQDTDDAANQNDQHATTDSKTQATRQSSAPSQPPRQKERQASTSQARHPLSVLSQAPNATVKREQHSTKLTKQPIPRIIHLGMFEIGKALGKGKFGRVYLARERDSGFVCALKVLYKNEIQQGRVEKQVAREIEIQSNLRHPNILRLFGHFHDSKRIILILEFAGKGELYKHLQKENRFPEWKAAQYIAQMANALQYLHRKHVIHRDIKPENILVGIHGELKMSDFGWSVHAPSGRRLTKCGTLDYLPPEMVDPKKCDKPYDQKVDLWSLGVLLYEFLVGNAPFEDTPVMTQRRIMKADMIIPSFVSCEAKDLIRKVKQPSSLPWFSIMLTESKLLVTDADKRITLEQVRQHPWIIKYCFQHVQEEKKENIPGQKS